DNA sequence from the Gemmatimonadales bacterium genome:
GAACTCGCTCTTCGCCCGGTTCGCAGATTCCGCCGCTTGAATTGCTAGGAGCATCTGGGCTTCGGCATCCTTGCGCTGCGAGATATCGATCACGGTGCCCTCGATGAGTTCCCCGGCCCCGTTCCCGTCGGGAAGCAGGGTGGCGTTCTCGAGGATCCAGAAGGATGTCCCATCCCTGCGCCGAAGGCGACTTTCGAAATCGGTGACGGTGCGCTGAAGCCGCAGCTGGTTCAGGAGCGCGTCGCGATCGGCGGCCGAGTGGTAGTGCGCAGTAACCGCATGGGCCAGGCACTCGTGGCGCGTGGAGTAGCCAAACATCCGCGCATACGCGTCGTTGCAGTCCACCAGGCGGCCCTCGAGTGTGCTCTGGTAAACCCCCGCCAGGCTGCGCTGAAAGAGCAACCGGTGTCGCTGTTCGCTGGCCGCGAGTTCGACGGCTTGCGCGGAGAACCGTCGGTCAACCATCGCCGTGATGATGGCCAGCACCAGCACCAGGAGCGTCACGACGGCCACACCGGCCGAGGGGAGCGTCACGGCGTGGGACAGGTCGCCGAGCGCAGGCGCGGGCTCCCACCGGGCCGCAGCCATGCCGGTGTAATGCATTCCCGCGATGGCCAGTCCCATCACGCCAGCACTCCCCAGCTTGCGGGGCGCCAGGCTGCGGTGTTCGGCACGCAGCAGGAACGCCAGCCCGAGCGCCACCAGCGAGACGACGACGGCGATCGCGATCGAGAGTGCCACGACCAGGGCGTTCCAGCGCGGGATGGCTGCGAGGCGCATTGCCGCCATGCCTATGTAGTGCATCGAGGCGATGCCAGCGCCCATGATCAGGCTGCCTGCCGAGGCACCTACCCAGGTCAGCGTGGGGCGGCTGACGACAAACAGCGCGACGCCCGAGGCGAGCACCGCCGCCAGCAGCGAGAGCCACACCAGGGGCATGTCGTAGCGAATCGGCACCGGCAGCGAAAAGGCCTGCATCCCGATGAAATGCATCGACCAGATGCCCAACCCCATGGCGCCGGCCCCACCCGCCAGCCACACACCTTTTACCCAGCCACGGGCGGCGGCGGTGCGACTGGCCAAGTCAAGGGCCACATAGGACGCCGCCATCGCAATGAAAATCGACAGCACGACGAGGCCATAGTCGTAGGAGCCTACCACGGGGTCCGCCTGATCGGGGCAACCGGCGAGCCGTAGCGGGACAGCGGCGGGCGGAAACCACCGGATGGCTCACAGGCGACCATCGACGCAAGGTGCAGAGCCAGCGGCCAGCCGGGAGGATGTAACCAGGGACGGGACACTGCGAACCGTAGGGGCATTGGGACTTCCCCCAGTGGAAGAGAGGCGGTGCAACAATCAGCAGTCAGGCTACCCGCTGACGGGCACAGGACCACACCCTTTCCGCAATCTATGCGAACGAATACGGCGGCGCCAAGCACCGGGATCGAAGCCGGAGCTTGTCGCTACTCTAGCGTTTGGACTCCGGCACATCCTCCAGAATGAATGCATGCTCGCCCGGGCGCAGCATGCCGTGCTGCTCCCGGGCAATCCGCTCCTGCAGCTCAGGGTCGGTTTCGACCCGGTGCGCGTACCGTGTCAGGGAGTCGACGATGCCCTGCAGCTCGCCGACGCGGCGGGCCTCGGCCCGCTCGTCCTTCCGCAACGCCAGCCAATCGAGCGTGCTGTACTCGCCCGCCTGCAACGCAAACAGCAGCGCGAGTACCAGCGCGGCGGCGAAGAGCCAGCGTTTCTGCGTCACAGGGAGTACAGGTCCCGACCCGGATAGTGTCCGAGCTCACCCAGTTCCTCCGCAATGCGAAGCAACTGATTGTACTTGGCCACCCGATCGGTCCGGCTGGCGCTGCCCGTCTTGATCTGCCCGGCTCCGGTCGCCACTGCGAGATCGGCAATAAAGGTGTCCTCGGTTTCCCCGGAACGATGGGAAATCACGACACCGTATGAACTCGACTTGGCCAACTCGATGCACTGGAGGGTCTCGGTCAGCGTTCCGATCTGGTTGACCTTGATCAGAACGGCATTGCCGGTTCCCTCTTCGATACCGCGCCCCAGCCGGTCGACGTTGGTCACGAAGAGGTCATCGCCCACCAGCTGGGTCCGGTCACCGAGGCGCTCGGTCAGTTCGTGCCAGCCGTCCCAGTCGTCCTCGGCCAGACCGTCCTCGATCGAGACGATGGGATACCGATCGACCCAGCGCTGATAGAGCGCCACCATGTCGCTCGCCGACCGCCGGCTCTTGTCGCCCTTCTTGAAGACGTACTCGCCGCTTGCCTTGTCGTAGAGTTCCGACGCGGCCACATCGAGGCAGATGGCAAGATCACGCCCGGGCTCATAGCCGGCGCCACGGATCGCTTCCATCACGACGTCGAGCGCCGCCTCGTTCGACGGCAGCATCGGGGCGAAGCCGCCCTCGTCACCGACCGCGGTCGAAAGCCCCATGCCGGTCAGCACCTTCTTCAAGGCATGGAATACCTCGACGCCCATCCGGAGGCCATCGGCAAAGCTGTCCGCACCAATCGGTGAGATCATGAACTCCTGCGCATCGACGTTGTTATTCGCGTGGGCACCACCGTTCAGGATGTTGAGCATCGGCACCGGCAGGACCCGCGCCATCGGACCGCCCAGGTAGCGATAGAGGGGCAAGCCGGTCTCTTCCGCAGCGGCCCGCGCGACCGCCAGGGAAACGGCCAGGATCGCATTGGCGCCCAACTTGCCCTTGTTGACCGTGCCATCGGTATCCATCATCTCAGCGTCGACGGCAATCTGATCCTCGGCCGCCATACCCTCGAGCCGCGGACCGATAATCTCATTGACGTGTTTGACTGCCTCGAGTACCCCCTTGCCACCATAGCGTTTGGGGTCGCCGTCGCGGAGCTCGACCGCCTCGTGCTCACCCGTCGATGCGCCACTCGGAACGGCGGCCCGGCCCCTGACGCCCGAGGCCAGCACGACTTCGGCCTCTACCGTAGGATTGCCGCGACTGTCGATGATCTCCCGACCGTGTACTGCGATGATTGTGGACATTGACTCGAAGTGTTGAGGGTCAAAAACAGCCCGACGCAGGGCTAAGGATAGGCGCCCCGGTACGCTCCGCCAACTCAGGGCTGAGCACCCAGTCGCAAGAGGGCTTCCCGGGTCCGATCGGCCAGCCCGTCTCGTTCCGCATAATCGAGGCCGTTCGTTGCAATCGGGCTGCCGAGCCGGACCCTGACGATCCCCGGTCGAGGCGCGAGGCTGCCCTTCGGCAAACGCTGGTACGTCTCGCAGTAGACGGGCACCACTGGTACCTGCGCAGAAATCGCCAGGACGAAGGGTCCCTTCTTGAACGACTGGAGGCTCCCGGTCGAACTGCGGGTGCCTTCGGCAAACACAATGGCGGAGACCCCGCCGCGAATCTGCTCGGCCGCGGAATCATACGAGGCAAAGGCCGACCCGCGATTGCCGCGATCGATCGACACATGCCCCAACGTGTTGATGGCCCACCCCAGCAGCGGCACCCGCGAAAGCTCTTTCTTGAACACGAACCGCAGGACGCCGGGCAGCACCGCGAGGAGCGCCCAGATATCGACCCACGACTGGTGGTTCGAGATGTAGACGACTGGCTGCCCGGGGGCAACATGCTCCAGCCCCTCGACGCGGACGGACATGCCGGTCGATGCCAGCATCGCTCGCCCGTAGGACTGCTGAATCCGGTCGTAGACTCCGCCCGGCTCCGGTTTGACCCGGAGTATCAACGCGAGCATGATCCGGGCAGAGTAGTACGTCGTGAACACCGCGGTGGCGACGAGGTACCGCACAGCGTAGAGGAGGTGCTTCATCGAAAATGGTCGAAGCCATCGAGACGGACGGGACGGCCTGCGAGTCGCAAGGAAACGCCAGACCCCGCCATCACGCGACCGATACGCGTCAAGGGAAGATGGTCCGGAAGACCGCCAGCCGCATCGAATCCCAGCGGCAACGTGACGAGCAACTCGTAGTCCTCCCCACCAACCGCTGCGAAGAGCTGGGGTACCTCGCCGCACAGCCCCGCGATCTCACCCAAGGACGGATCGACCGGCAACCCGTCGAGATCGACCTCCAGCGCAACGCCGCTGGCGGCCGCCAGGTGGCCGAGATCGCCGGCCAGACCATCGCTGAGATCAAGCATCGCGCTGGCGCCATGCGCGGCCAGCCACTGCCCTGCGGCAATTCGCGGCTCCGGCCGGGCAAACCGACTCCGGTGCGTCGGCGCAGGCTCGCGCTCACGGCGCCATGCCTCGAAGGCACCGCGAGCGCCGCCGAGAGCGCCGGTGACCCAGATGCCGTCTCCGACCTGAGCGCCGGAGCGACGGACCGGATGGTCAGACCTGCCAAGCACCGTCACCGTAACGGCCAGCTGGGCACCGCGACTCAGGTCGCCGCCCACGACTTGCGCACCTGCCAGATGCGCGGCCCCTCCCGATCCCTGCATCAGCGCGACCAGCAGGTCGGATGCATCGGTCTCTGGCAGTACAACGGCGACGAGAACCGCCTCCGCCGAGGCTCCCACCGCCGCGAGATCGGACAGCGCCGCCGCGGTCGCCCGCCAACCGATCTCTTCCGGATCGAGCCAGGCGCGCCGGAAGTGGACCTCGTCAACGCTGACGTCGGTGCTGACGCACCACCCACCGGGCAGAAACGCGCAGTCATCGCCGAGATGCCGGCCGTCGTCGCCCAAGGCCGCGGCAATGGCCCGCACCCGATCGAACTCGCCGCCGCCGCCCAGGGGAGTCCCCGTCACCTCACACTCCGATCGGAGCCGGCAGGGAATGCAGCACCGGGGCGAGCCCGGCCGGAACCTCGCGCCGGACCTGATCCCAGCGGCGCCAGACGTCGGGCAGCGCGGCTATCACATCCATCGGGCGGACCGCGCGGGCGGTCAGGCGCCGCGCAGCAAGGTCGGCCGCCTCGCCCATGGCATGCGCAGCCGCCGCAGCGACCAGCCCGGGTTCACCCCGCTGCGCCAGCCAGGTACCGATCATGCCACTCAAAGTGTCGCCGCTGCCACCGG
Encoded proteins:
- the thiL gene encoding thiamine-phosphate kinase translates to MTGTPLGGGGEFDRVRAIAAALGDDGRHLGDDCAFLPGGWCVSTDVSVDEVHFRRAWLDPEEIGWRATAAALSDLAAVGASAEAVLVAVVLPETDASDLLVALMQGSGGAAHLAGAQVVGGDLSRGAQLAVTVTVLGRSDHPVRRSGAQVGDGIWVTGALGGARGAFEAWRREREPAPTHRSRFARPEPRIAAGQWLAAHGASAMLDLSDGLAGDLGHLAAASGVALEVDLDGLPVDPSLGEIAGLCGEVPQLFAAVGGEDYELLVTLPLGFDAAGGLPDHLPLTRIGRVMAGSGVSLRLAGRPVRLDGFDHFR
- a CDS encoding septum formation initiator family protein codes for the protein MTQKRWLFAAALVLALLFALQAGEYSTLDWLALRKDERAEARRVGELQGIVDSLTRYAHRVETDPELQERIAREQHGMLRPGEHAFILEDVPESKR
- a CDS encoding 1-acyl-sn-glycerol-3-phosphate acyltransferase; translated protein: MKHLLYAVRYLVATAVFTTYYSARIMLALILRVKPEPGGVYDRIQQSYGRAMLASTGMSVRVEGLEHVAPGQPVVYISNHQSWVDIWALLAVLPGVLRFVFKKELSRVPLLGWAINTLGHVSIDRGNRGSAFASYDSAAEQIRGGVSAIVFAEGTRSSTGSLQSFKKGPFVLAISAQVPVVPVYCETYQRLPKGSLAPRPGIVRVRLGSPIATNGLDYAERDGLADRTREALLRLGAQP
- the eno gene encoding phosphopyruvate hydratase; translated protein: MSTIIAVHGREIIDSRGNPTVEAEVVLASGVRGRAAVPSGASTGEHEAVELRDGDPKRYGGKGVLEAVKHVNEIIGPRLEGMAAEDQIAVDAEMMDTDGTVNKGKLGANAILAVSLAVARAAAEETGLPLYRYLGGPMARVLPVPMLNILNGGAHANNNVDAQEFMISPIGADSFADGLRMGVEVFHALKKVLTGMGLSTAVGDEGGFAPMLPSNEAALDVVMEAIRGAGYEPGRDLAICLDVAASELYDKASGEYVFKKGDKSRRSASDMVALYQRWVDRYPIVSIEDGLAEDDWDGWHELTERLGDRTQLVGDDLFVTNVDRLGRGIEEGTGNAVLIKVNQIGTLTETLQCIELAKSSSYGVVISHRSGETEDTFIADLAVATGAGQIKTGSASRTDRVAKYNQLLRIAEELGELGHYPGRDLYSL